Proteins from one Mycolicibacter virginiensis genomic window:
- a CDS encoding PaaI family thioesterase: MDSAEFARLVVANMPFAAALQIEIAELSPQEVRATMPWAPERCTTGGMLHGGALMAFADTAGAVCAVVNLPQGASTSTIESKTNFFRAVRDGVVTAASIPLHVGRTTIVVQTDLTDDNGKLVARVTQTQAVLSPKPQ, translated from the coding sequence ATGGATTCGGCTGAGTTCGCCCGATTGGTCGTCGCCAACATGCCGTTCGCAGCGGCGTTGCAGATCGAGATCGCTGAACTGTCGCCCCAAGAGGTGCGCGCAACCATGCCGTGGGCTCCGGAGCGCTGCACCACCGGTGGCATGTTGCACGGGGGAGCGCTGATGGCGTTCGCCGACACCGCGGGCGCGGTGTGCGCGGTGGTCAACCTGCCGCAGGGCGCGAGCACCTCGACGATCGAGTCGAAGACCAACTTCTTCCGCGCGGTGCGTGACGGCGTGGTGACGGCTGCCAGCATTCCGCTGCACGTCGGCCGCACGACGATCGTCGTGCAGACCGACCTGACCGACGACAACGGCAAGCTGGTCGCCCGGGTCACCCAGACCCAGGCGGTGCTGTCGCCGAAGCCGCAGTAA
- a CDS encoding NDMA-dependent alcohol dehydrogenase — MKTIAAVAHAPNQPFEIMELDLDGPGPGEVLIKFTAAGLCHSDLHVADGDWPNRFPIVGGHEGSGIIEDVGPGVTKVKPGDHVVCCFIPSCGACRYCSTGRQNLCDMGATILEGCMPDGTFRFHSGGTDYGGFCMLGTFAERATVSQHSVVKVDDWLPLETAVLAGCGVPTGWATANYDGGVRAGDTVVVYGIGGVGINAVQGAAHAGAKYVVAVDPVEFKRETALKLGATHAFATAEEAMEKVAELTWGQMADQALITVGDLGEAVTTAAINTVGKGGTVVIAAMARLEDLDVQVSGTMLALFGKTIKGTLFGGANPQYDIVRLLRLYDAGQLKLDELVTRRYTLEQVNEGYQDLRDGKNIRGVIMHR, encoded by the coding sequence ATGAAAACAATTGCCGCCGTGGCGCATGCGCCCAACCAGCCCTTCGAGATCATGGAGTTGGACCTCGACGGGCCCGGCCCGGGCGAGGTGCTGATCAAGTTCACCGCGGCTGGGCTGTGTCACTCGGACCTGCATGTTGCCGACGGTGACTGGCCGAACCGGTTCCCGATCGTCGGCGGGCACGAGGGCTCCGGGATCATCGAGGACGTCGGACCTGGGGTCACCAAGGTCAAGCCCGGCGATCACGTGGTGTGCTGTTTCATCCCCAGTTGCGGGGCCTGCCGGTACTGCTCGACCGGACGGCAGAACCTGTGCGACATGGGCGCCACCATCCTGGAGGGCTGTATGCCCGACGGCACCTTCCGATTCCACTCGGGTGGAACCGATTACGGCGGGTTCTGCATGCTCGGCACCTTCGCGGAGCGGGCGACGGTCTCGCAGCACTCGGTGGTCAAGGTCGACGATTGGCTGCCGCTGGAGACCGCGGTGCTGGCCGGCTGCGGCGTGCCCACGGGCTGGGCGACGGCCAACTACGACGGTGGGGTGCGCGCCGGGGACACCGTGGTGGTCTACGGCATCGGCGGGGTCGGCATCAACGCGGTGCAGGGCGCCGCGCACGCGGGCGCCAAGTACGTGGTGGCGGTCGACCCGGTGGAGTTCAAACGCGAGACTGCCTTGAAGCTGGGTGCCACGCATGCGTTCGCCACCGCCGAGGAGGCGATGGAGAAGGTCGCCGAGCTGACCTGGGGGCAGATGGCCGACCAGGCGTTGATCACCGTCGGCGATCTCGGTGAGGCCGTCACGACCGCCGCGATCAACACCGTCGGCAAGGGCGGCACCGTCGTCATCGCGGCGATGGCACGCTTGGAGGACCTCGATGTGCAGGTGTCGGGCACCATGCTGGCACTGTTCGGAAAGACGATCAAAGGCACGCTCTTCGGGGGCGCCAACCCGCAGTACGACATCGTGCGACTGCTGCGCCTCTACGATGCCGGCCAGCTCAAGCTCGATGAGCTGGTGACCCGCCGCTACACCCTGGAGCAGGTCAACGAGGGCTACCAGGATCTGCGTGACGGCAAGAACATCCGCGGGGTGATCATGCACCGCTGA
- a CDS encoding DUF3097 domain-containing protein gives MADRYGTDILAANPHAARRVRSVEVPVERGMVVEDAESGYVGAVVRIAYGRMDLEDRHGRTRGFPVGPGYLIDGKPVILTEPRPTAPAAPARTASGSVAVRGARAKVALASRIYVEGRHDAELVEQVWGEDLRIEGVVVEYLGGIDDLAGIVAEFQPGPGRRLGVLVDHLVDGSKETRIAEAVRRGPGGAHTLIVGHPYVDIWQAVKPGRLGMRAWPKIPRNVEWKHGICAALGWPHADQADIAAAWQRIRGRVRDWTDLEPELIGRVEELIDFVTQPSGG, from the coding sequence GTGGCCGATCGCTATGGAACCGACATCCTCGCCGCCAACCCGCACGCCGCCCGCAGGGTCCGCTCGGTAGAGGTGCCGGTGGAACGCGGCATGGTGGTCGAAGACGCCGAAAGCGGCTACGTCGGGGCCGTCGTGCGGATCGCCTACGGTCGGATGGATCTGGAGGACCGGCACGGCCGCACCCGCGGATTCCCCGTCGGCCCCGGCTACCTGATCGATGGCAAGCCGGTGATCTTGACCGAGCCCCGCCCGACGGCACCCGCGGCGCCGGCCCGGACGGCGTCGGGCTCGGTGGCGGTACGCGGCGCGCGCGCCAAGGTCGCGCTGGCCAGCCGCATCTACGTGGAGGGCCGCCACGACGCCGAACTCGTCGAGCAGGTCTGGGGCGAAGACCTGCGCATCGAAGGTGTGGTGGTCGAGTACCTGGGCGGCATCGACGACCTGGCCGGCATCGTCGCCGAATTCCAGCCCGGGCCCGGCCGACGGCTCGGGGTCCTGGTCGACCACCTGGTGGACGGTTCCAAGGAGACCCGCATCGCCGAGGCGGTGCGCCGTGGACCGGGCGGTGCACACACCCTGATCGTCGGGCACCCCTACGTCGACATCTGGCAGGCGGTGAAGCCGGGGCGGCTCGGAATGCGGGCGTGGCCCAAGATTCCACGCAACGTTGAGTGGAAGCACGGGATCTGCGCCGCGCTGGGCTGGCCGCACGCCGATCAGGCCGATATCGCCGCGGCTTGGCAGCGCATCCGGGGCCGGGTGCGGGACTGGACCGACCTGGAGCCGGAGTTGATCGGCCGGGTTGAGGAGTTGATCGACTTCGTGACGCAACCATCCGGCGGTTAG
- a CDS encoding transglycosylase family protein produces the protein MYRNTARRVVQFGRRQLTWATSGLITGGIVGTLLSSAGVAHADNMAMGWDAVAQCESGGNWAADTGNGFYGGLQFKPSTWRAFGGVGSPAKASREEQIAVANRVLDEQGPYAWPKCGPGRVFPSSVKGWVPPAMRQLLKPFW, from the coding sequence ATGTACCGGAACACGGCACGGCGTGTCGTGCAGTTTGGACGGCGGCAGCTCACTTGGGCCACGTCCGGGCTGATCACCGGGGGGATCGTGGGCACGCTGCTGTCTTCAGCAGGGGTCGCTCATGCCGACAACATGGCAATGGGTTGGGATGCGGTCGCCCAATGCGAATCGGGCGGCAACTGGGCCGCCGATACCGGTAATGGTTTCTACGGCGGTCTGCAGTTCAAGCCATCGACGTGGCGCGCATTCGGTGGTGTGGGATCTCCGGCGAAAGCGTCGCGCGAGGAACAGATCGCGGTCGCCAATCGGGTTCTCGATGAGCAGGGTCCGTATGCTTGGCCGAAATGCGGGCCGGGACGCGTATTCCCGTCGTCGGTGAAGGGCTGGGTGCCGCCGGCGATGCGCCAGCTGCTCAAACCGTTCTGGTGA
- a CDS encoding secondary thiamine-phosphate synthase enzyme YjbQ, producing the protein MKTEVLGVDTSRRRTVDLTDQVRSFCAGHGDGLCNVFVPHATAGVAIIETGAGSDSDLVDALERLLPRDDRYRHAHGSPGHGADHVLPAIVAPSITVPVVGGEPLLGIWQSVVLVDLNRDNPRRSVRLSFVVAATT; encoded by the coding sequence ATGAAGACCGAAGTGCTCGGCGTCGACACCTCCCGGCGTCGCACCGTCGACCTCACCGATCAGGTGCGGTCGTTCTGCGCGGGTCACGGTGACGGGCTGTGCAATGTCTTCGTACCGCACGCGACGGCCGGGGTGGCGATCATCGAGACCGGTGCCGGGTCCGATTCCGACCTGGTCGACGCGCTGGAGCGGCTCTTGCCGCGTGACGACCGCTACCGGCACGCGCATGGGTCGCCGGGGCACGGGGCCGATCATGTGCTGCCGGCGATCGTCGCGCCGTCGATCACCGTTCCGGTGGTCGGCGGTGAGCCGCTGCTGGGAATCTGGCAGTCCGTCGTCCTGGTCGACCTGAACCGCGACAACCCTCGTCGAAGTGTGCGATTGAGTTTTGTCGTCGCCGCCACCACCTGA
- a CDS encoding replication-associated recombination protein A: MPEGVSDGLFDLTGAPAPEPHGAGAGTSTPLAVRMRPASLDEVVGQDHLLGQGSPLRRLVDGSGAASVILYGPPGTGKTTLASLISGATGRRFEALSALSAGVKEVRAVIDTARRAAAYGEQTVLFIDEVHRFSKTQQDALLAAVENRVVLLVAATTENPSFSVVAPLLSRSLILQLRPLGPEDIATVVRRAIDDERGLGGRIEVAPDAVDLLVRLAAGDARRALTALEVASEGVAAGEQITVEIVEGSLDQAAVRYDRDGDQHYDVISAFIKSVRGSDVDAALHYLARMLVAGEDPRFIARRLMILASEDIGMGDPTALQTAVAAAQTVALIGMPEAQLTLAHATVHLATAPKSNAVTTALGAAMADIRAGKAGAVPAHLRDGHYAGAQSLGNAVGYRYAHDHPDGVVPQQYPPDDLVGVDYYQPTGRGAEREIGGRLARLRAIIRRR, translated from the coding sequence ATGCCTGAAGGCGTGTCCGACGGACTGTTCGACCTCACCGGCGCCCCGGCGCCCGAGCCGCATGGGGCGGGCGCCGGCACCTCCACGCCGTTGGCGGTGCGGATGCGTCCGGCGTCCCTCGACGAGGTGGTCGGCCAGGATCACCTGCTGGGCCAGGGCTCCCCGCTGCGTCGGCTGGTCGACGGCTCCGGAGCGGCCTCGGTCATCCTCTACGGTCCGCCCGGTACCGGAAAGACCACGCTGGCCTCGCTGATCTCCGGTGCCACCGGACGACGATTCGAGGCGCTGTCAGCCCTGAGTGCCGGGGTCAAAGAAGTGCGCGCCGTGATCGACACCGCGCGACGCGCGGCCGCATACGGCGAACAGACCGTGCTGTTCATCGATGAGGTACACCGCTTCTCCAAAACCCAGCAGGACGCGTTGCTGGCCGCGGTGGAGAACCGCGTGGTGCTGCTGGTGGCCGCCACCACGGAGAACCCGTCGTTCTCGGTGGTCGCCCCGCTGCTGAGCCGGTCGCTGATCCTGCAGCTGCGGCCGCTGGGGCCCGAGGACATCGCCACGGTGGTGCGGCGCGCTATCGACGACGAGCGCGGCCTGGGCGGACGCATCGAGGTGGCGCCCGACGCCGTCGACCTGCTGGTTCGGCTGGCCGCCGGCGATGCCCGCCGGGCTTTGACCGCACTGGAAGTAGCGTCGGAAGGGGTGGCGGCGGGCGAACAGATCACCGTGGAGATCGTCGAGGGATCCCTGGATCAGGCCGCGGTGCGCTACGACCGCGACGGCGACCAGCACTACGACGTGATCAGTGCGTTCATCAAGTCGGTGCGCGGCTCCGACGTCGACGCCGCGCTGCACTACCTGGCCCGGATGCTGGTCGCGGGGGAGGACCCGCGGTTCATCGCCCGTCGGCTGATGATTCTGGCCAGCGAAGACATCGGGATGGGCGATCCGACCGCGCTGCAAACCGCGGTGGCCGCGGCGCAGACGGTCGCGCTGATCGGTATGCCCGAGGCGCAACTGACCCTGGCGCACGCCACCGTGCACCTGGCAACAGCGCCGAAGTCCAACGCTGTGACCACCGCGCTGGGCGCCGCCATGGCTGACATCCGGGCCGGCAAGGCCGGGGCGGTTCCGGCGCACCTGCGCGACGGGCACTATGCGGGGGCGCAGTCCCTGGGCAATGCGGTCGGTTACCGGTACGCCCACGATCATCCCGACGGCGTTGTGCCGCAACAATATCCACCCGATGATCTGGTCGGTGTGGACTACTATCAGCCCACCGGTCGGGGAGCGGAACGCGAGATCGGCGGGCGACTGGCGCGACTCAGGGCCATCATCCGGCGCCGCTAG